The region TTATTTGTCTGATGCATTTGTTTATGAAggatatataaaatatatttagcaacataATTACTCGCTAcagtattttttcttatttgttagAAAAGACAGTTGAAGATCACGGAAATACTTCAATATTGTCGGGTTGAAGCAGGTAGGAGTCTGGAGCCCCCTTCTGGCTGACAGCGGTATGACTGCTGGTTGGTGATTGCACGAGTCTGCGCTCCTGATTGTTTCACGTCTGATATTACTTTTTGCTTTCCTTACTTCCACCATGCATCAGTTCCTTGTTGATTTTTACGGAACCCCTAGAAAGacattgaaggaaaaaaataataaaaaaattaaaaatatattagaatgTCGTGCGCACCAGACAGTACAAGATGGTGTGTGGCGGTcatgagaaaactttttttatttttattttttaattcaatgtcCCTATAAGGGCTCAGTAGACGTTTTGTTGTGTTCATGCTGCAGTGACACTATAGTTTACATCCACTTCCAACATCATTCATTCTGTAATTTCTCCACCATAGATGTGATGCAGTCTGGTCTGAAAtaacattatcatttattaaAGAATCCAAAGAAAGTAAGAAAACCACAGTAAAGGTACAGTTTTCCAGCTATGGAGAAACATTGTACACAAAGTAAGAagagataaaatatttcataatgaaGGAAATCTAACTTCCAGTATAGTGTTACAGCTGTCTTTATTTACATGCCgcttaattttacatttaacctTCCTCACTATGCAACACACAGTTGTCCAGCCAAGCACAGAATGCCACCTATTGTGCAAAACTGGTGTAAGTTGTCCCAGAGCTCCCTCTAGAGGACGTGCAAGTCAAGAGACAGAGGCTggaggaaaaggagaagaaCAAACTAATTAAGAAAGTACTACTTCATTAATATACCCGCCCTGCCTCCAACTGATGCACTTTTGCTACAGCTGGATCAACTTTACTGCGTAAGGAAAGAGAGATTTGGGCGTGTCGGTCCTCGCGCATCACTGGTGGTTGATTCGGAGCCGCGGTTTTATGCGGCGTCGCTCCCTAGCTGTCCTCGGACTGGAGCATCTTCTCGATCTCCTGGTCCCACTGGTCGTCCTTGTTGTCTGACTCGGTCACCACCTCGTACTCCTGGAGCTCTTGCTGCAGCTCTTTTTCCCAGTCTGCTGCCTCATCTGGACGGGAAGCAATGATCAGAAGAGTTTGGGATTTACAGCGAAACCGGTTTCATTCAgcgtaaaaaaacaaacaaacaaaccaacaaaaaaaaaaatcgacaACAAAGAAGCGCTGAGGAGGCTGACCGTCTGGAGACGGGGCGCTGTCCTTCTTGTCCAGCACCAGCTGCTCCATCTCTTTCCTCAGGTCCTCGTGGTTGATCGCCGTCGAGTCGAAAGCGTCGCTCACGAACTCCGAGACTCCGGGACTTGTTGAaatctcttcctcctcctcgtgGGGTGCCTGAGGTTTGAGTATGCAGGCAGGTTAAAGTTAAGTGGctggttttcctcttttttaagcatgacataaaaaaaacacattactcagggtcatgtttttttttttttttttaccttctgcATGTCGCTGATGGAAACCGGTGGAGTTTTTGGTCTAACGTCTGCAAAGAACCAATATCATGTTTCAGTTTCCAGTTCATGAACTTTAAAGTCATCTGCCTATGAGGGTCAGGGAGCAGGGCTGCTGTAGACTGTTGTTAACAGGCAAGTTTAGcgatattttaaaatgctgcttttaacGCTACTAGgattcaaaatcattttaacaagacacaggttgttttttttctcacataaaGTCAAAACTTATCTACATTAAATGTTAAGCAGATCTCAGTCCAATGGTTTCCAATAATTcaagtacaattaaaatataaaccAGAGCTGATcgatatcaaaaataaatctaattttgatGATCGTGGCAACACTGGTCAACAGCCAAAAAATTGTCAGTGGTTTTCCAACTGCTTTGGGGTCATTCTGGTGAGCTGAgtccaaaaatcacattggttttgctcaaacatgagcatcaaatgcacgacttgttctcacatctggatcggtttcctgagaatctgatctgagcaggaggagagactcCATCAGGACAGGAAAGAGACGGAGAATTTTACACAACGAAGACGTAATGTTCGATTTACATGTACTTACCCTTATCAgggtttattattcaatttataGAAATCTTCAAGTTTGTAATATTAAATTAGTAcactctgttagaaaacattcTTTCTTTTCCTAAAGCGTTTTTTGGATGAGCAATATTAACGGAAATGAACggataatgtcacaaaaatgtcatcaatttagtcagaagatcaaatttctctaaatcaaattgGGATAAAAACTTgacctgattgagaaaaatggatgtgatttttggattcagcagGGCAAAAATAGTCCTAATGCAACTGAAAAAACGTGGACAACttccaaaatttttttttttctaatccacTGTAATGATATGATCTTTATTAGCCcacatttttataaagaatTTCAATGTATGGCACTTGAAACATAACATTCAACCAAATATTGCATATAAGGAGCCTCATGCGATTGCAAAACTGCACATATGGATTCTGTGATGactacaaataaatacattgtgcattattattattatttgaaatataaaaactaaactttaagaTGAATCCATGCCAGATGTTTCAGCAGTGATCAGGTTGGTGATACGCAACTTGCAAAAACCCACAAACTAAAGAAATCTACAGACAGACACATTCGGGaacatttttccagactttCCAGCCTTATCCAGAgctggaaaatacttttttaaaagaattttccAGACCGCCTTGTAACTCTGTGGTTGATTCGGCAAATTTTTAATAGCCACAAAAAACACAGGTAGGAAACTAAAGCAGGACCTTTTAAGACGATGTCGTCAGGTGAAACACTGTCCCCGCCCTCCCCGccgttctgctgctgctgctgctgctgctggtgggcTGCCAGCGCCGTGAGCTGAGCCGACTGCTTGATCAGAGACACCCTGTAGAAGTAATTCCTCCAAAACACGTCCTCCTTCACCCTGTAAGAACACAAACCCATGACAGTATTTGCACATCTGAACATACTGTGACAATCAAGGAGCAAATCATTAGTGGTTCCGCGACAATCGGGGCTTGACACGAAGGCGCGACGCCTGCAGGACTGCTGGGGATAAGGTGTTTAAAATGTGAAGAGATTCTGGTCTTTTCAGCCTCTCCGCCGTTTTGCATCTTTGTAGTTTTGGTTGGAGCCTTcgacaaaaacaatgttttaatgaataatATCAGGAAAGTGATTGTTTTGACTTGATCAGTAGTCATAACCCATCAGATGATTGTCACTGCCAGTCAAAGCAATCGCAACACttcaaagtaaaactaaactatttaaaaagataaacaacTTCAATATCAACGTATTTTCAGGTGTATCTTATAATCCTTTGATTCCAAATGTGCCTCTTCAACTTCTTCTCACATCAGAGAAACAATCAGGCTTCCCTACCAACCAACCAAATGTACACAATAGACAAAAGAGCATAATTACATCACACAACTTTTAACTATTTTGACCTGGTTGACCAGTTTGTGACTTCTGTTCCTTCCATAGCAGGTTAAAGGTAAAGGTCCAAAATCGGCACCCGAAAGAAGAGGAGACAGAGTGGCCTGCACCTGATTGGTCCTTACAGGTTTGAACTTTCGCACAGGAAGCTGAAGGAGCCCTTACTGTTTAGGAACCAGGTCGAAGCGCATGCGGTTGAGAAGCTGGTCTTCCTCCAGCATGACGGCCGCCAGAGGGTACATGTGCTCCATGTCGAAGTGGAACTGGACACCAGCCGGAGGGTCCCGCAGGAAGTTCCGCTTGTCCTGGAACCAGACGACccggaggtcaaaggtcagcgcGTAATGGCCTGACAGACCCACCATGTCCTGCGGCATTAGGAATCACGCATGCTGACACGTTTGTTTGCAAGTGGTGTACAATGCTACACCGCTAACAAACTTGTTaacttgtttaatatttaagcGAATATTGcaaattttgtgtttgtcagctGATGTTACTTTAGAATAGTTAAAATGATATGGCACACTCTGCATTTCAAagtccaagtattttttgtcgtTGTCGTTTTCTACTCCTGTAGGATTAAGATCAACAGCTCTAATAACATTGGTACACTGTAAGCCAATTACAAATAACGCTAATgacagcactttttttttttttttgcacacagaGTAGAATTTGCTTACAGCGGACAGAGCCAGGATCTGCTGCTGGATGGTCTCCTCCTCGTTGTAACCCACCCAGGGAGGCACTGCTGCTTCTACACAAACATTAGCCAACAGAGACACTCAGTCAGTCACGGCCATTCAGACAAGGCAACATCTCTGCCATCTAATTATTACATCATGTATTTCTACATTACGTAGGCTAAAAACTAGACATTTTAccaacagattaaaaaatgtctgaagaGATAGCTGAGAACAATTGTTGATGTTTCTACACATCCCAGCTCCATGTGCTCCATCCCAGTGCCACACCGCACTCTTCAGATTTGTATGagaagaacattttgaaatccCTGCGGGTTATTTTCTTTCCGTTTTAAAAAACAGTGAACTTTGCGTAGCTCCTTATAATAAAACCAGATAGATTGGAGAAGATGGAATAGTGCTCTGCATGTGTCTGCAGGGCTTCGCTGTAGGTTTGCTGCCATAAACCCAGAGGTCTTTGTTTCACCTGACTTTTTGGCCTTCTTCTCTTGGACAAACTTCTCTTGCTCCTTATGGAAATCTCCCAGAAtagtctgcaaaaaaaaaaagaaaagaagaaaaacacacacacagacaaaaaagtTTACAATACAATCAGCAGAAGACCAATCAACTGGCCTATCTGTCTTAACAGAACAAATGATGAGTCAAACACAGcccttgaaataaaacaaattgaaccATCCGTGAAGAAACGTTTCCTAAAAGTCCCATAAGCAAGAAGAGCAAAGTGCCTTATCTATGATGCCATCGATCTTCCCTTCTTCCACCGTCTTCTTGATGGTCTGAGCGGTTCCCACCACAGACTCTGACAACTTCTTGGTGGCACTGGAGGCGAAACTGAAGATGAACTCTTCAATTGGTGGAAGCAGAACAGAGAACAGAAGGGTTACACAAGGTGTTAGCAGACTGAtacgttttttttctaaaacactcAGAAGTGTACATCCACTCTTTATGGGCAACACAGGCTGTCAATATTaggttttaatgtttcatttgaaCTGTCCTTTCTGTGTTGCTGTGGTCTTTTGGCTGTGTGAACCATTCCACTCTTGGTTTTTAACCAGAGGATCCTATGCCTCCATGTCACTATCCTTCCCTTTCTCCTGCGCTGGTCCTTTAAATAAGTTTGATTGggataattattttaatgctttggCACTCCATGGCTTTTAACTCTCCATCATTCCATTCCCTGACCGTTTCCACAAGAATACTGTTCCAGCTTGCTTGTTTCAGCTCAACTATGACTGGTAGAAAAAGTCCCACAAACTCAAAAGATAAATCAGTGATAATCAATAAcctatttccttttttaaaaaataacagttttacaAACTGAACATAATATTTTAGCTCCAAAAGGTTGTTACCTGAAAACCTGGCATATATACGATCAACTGAAAGGTGGAGCAATAGCCTTAAGTCTTTGTTTGCTCATGCAGCCGTCTTCAAACTGGTCTGCCTGTTCCCAGTGACACTGGTGTTCCACCAGTTTCCTGTTTATGGTTAGTTGTTCATAAGCAGCTTAAACAAATTCCGTTGATCCTACAGGTCTTTCTATCAGATCACGACAAAATGAAGAATTGTTGAAGAATTGGCTAATGGATCACCCTGGACTTGGCAGTCCTTCTTCAGAATAACCCCAAActacttttacagtttttataaaCCTACAATTTACCCGAGATATGTTTTGATTTGAGAAAATCCTCAAGAGATTAAAATGTGAGGGACCAAAACGGGTGAAATTGCACGTTAATCGTCCCACCTTgggaaaatagatttaaaaaaaaaatcctttagagctgaaaataaacaaaacatccatctttcatgacctctgaccGCAGCTATGTATGATCATTCAGAAGAAAATAGTAGCATCAGCCCCTCACCGCCGAGTCCTTTGTTGTGATCAGAGGTTTCTTCTTTCGTCTCCGTTGCCCCATCATCCTGCTCAGCTGCTTGCTGTTTGTTTACCTCGTTTTGGGCTTCAACCACCTTCTCTTCCTGCTGCACACTGAGGCTTTCCTTCTCCTCTGACGTCTTCTCCAAACCCAGCCACGTCCCGAACCCTTTGAACATGCTGGTCCGAGGGAGAAAAcgaaatgataaaagaaaaatgacaaacgGAAACTGACTGCGAACtcacacaaatgtaaaaaatgtttttaatgcaacCAGGAACTAGAAGCTTCTTCGTCTCTACGTTTTTTGGGGGGTGCTCGCTCGATGCTGCCACTCAGTGGCCACAAGGCTGTAATACGTTTGTTGACTcccctaataataataataataataataataataataataataataataataataatattattattattattattattattattattattattattattattattattattattattattattattatatatttataataatagCGTATTGTGAACTTTACAACAAGCATAAAGcacaattaaaagaaataaaaaggttaatttaccttagaataaatatatttatatggcGGTAtccaacaaataattttaaatattctctaATGTTGTTCCTAGAGAACGTGCCATTCTTTCTACAGCCAGAAGGGGGCGGTAATTAGCAGAAAGCACGTAGACGTCAGCACAGAGTGAGCAAGTTGAATGTAGTCTCGGCCATAGACATAAATACAGCCTCGGCTGCCTGATGACAGGAAGAATACGGTTAGTTTCGTTCTCGTTTCACTTGTTTAAGTTGAAGTTTGTGTAAATTGAGTCAAAATACAGCGTAATGCAGTTTATATATTCATCGTTGTGTCTGCTAAAATCAAGTGAAAGTGCGGACACCGGAATTTACTAGGTTTACTTGCAAGAAAACAAGGTTGCGCCAGACGTCCGGTAAATATCCGGTCATTTTAAAGACAGAACACTCAAACGGAACTTCCACGTACtaatgcaaaatacaaaaatgaaaaaatgattaGTTTAAACGTGGTTTTCCGATCGGCCTGATAGATTCAATGTTTCATAGAGACCATAATTGTGTTTTATCGAGTCACTCaatattgatttgatttggAAAGACAAACGTGGCCCAGTAATAAACATGCAACGCACATGTTCTTGAAGTTAATGAATTCTCCTTTTTCCGAGGCAGGCTGTTTGAAAGTGCGGCTAAAAATGAAGATCCTGATGGTGTTTGATTTTGACCACACTGTGGTGGACGAGAACTGTGACATCTGGGTCATCAAGTatgtattaaaagttttattacatGTCACAGGGTCCAAAGAAACTGGGTATTTTATAAGCATTCTAAGTGTTAGTTTATTAACTGGTgatctttatttttcctgctttaaGGTGTCTTCCGCAGCAGACTCTCCCAGAGTCTGTGGAGAGCACATACAGGAGGGGCCAGTGGACTGAGTACATGGCCAGAGTGATGGCCTACATAGGTTAGAACCtattacattgtttttcttatgtttcaGTTTGTCCTCCATTGTGCTCAGTGAGTCCTCCACAGAGGTGGTTCAACAAACTCTGAGTCTATCCATGAGCTCTACTTTAACAGTTAACTTACCCATTTCGGGGCACGTTCACCAGCATGATTAAGAGCaataagaccctcctcctggctctgattggttggttttggttgggagcggtgcatttcttcagacagcagctcaggtgggaggtggaggagattgatcttttcacagattacctgtCTCATAATAAACTGTAATGACacggtgacagttttaacaaagaacattttttataaaagttacatactgcggTTTTAAGGCCCAAAGAATATGTAGAGGGTCAGCAATACCCTAGGTAATGGAATTCAGCTTTGGCCCTAGCTTTCTTTCTATAACTCAGAATTAATTTACGGAGTTTTTATGTAATCTGCGTCCCGGTTTTCCATTCTGATAATTTCTGTCTTTGGTTCTAACAGGAGACCAGGGGGTCGCCCCCGACCGGGTCCGCAGCGTCATGGAGACCATCCCCTTCACACCCGGCATGCTGGAGCTGCTCACATTCATATCCGAGAATAAAAGCATGGTGGACTGCATCGTCGTCTCCGACGCCAACACCATGTTCATCGACTGGGTCCTGCAGGGGGCGGGACTCCGGGTAGCTGTGGACCAGGTGTATTCCAACCCGGCCAGCATCAGCGAGTCCGGCTACATGGAGCTGCGGCCCCACCACTCGCACCAGTGTGCCAAGTGCCCCGTGAACATGTGCAAGAAGAAAGTCCTGGAGACGTACCTTTCCGGGAAGGCAGACGGCGGCGAGGTGTACGGGCGGGTGTTTTACGTGGGGGACGGCGGGAACGACCTCTGCCCCTCGTTCTGTCTGAGTGGGCGTGACGCTGTGATGCCCAGGAAGGGCTACACCCTGGATAAGATGCTGACCCGACTAAGCGATCAGGAAGGCAACGACTCCATTTCAGCTAAGGTTATTCCATGGAGCAGCGGCGCCGACATCCTGCAGGAACTGAAAGACAGTCTGCAGTCTCAATGATCCACATCCTCACCACGCCGTTCACCACGCCCAGTCAAAAGATTTTATTATGGctcttgtatttttaattggaaCTGAAGAATTTGTAGGGATAAAGTGATTTTATTATAATAACAACTCAGCCTGTCGCAGCAAACAATCACTTAATTGCATGATCAATTAAAGCGagcttgatcatttccattctgatgattaatatttttcgaaggacagttttgttttcagggatttcataatccattttatcgatgattttgtttgtgtttttgttcatgttttatttgctctttgtttattgtttttggttgttaagttttattttggatatttaagatGTCTTCCAGTCCCAGTGTGAAGTATTTAGTGCAGAATGAAAGTTTATTAGTCTTTGAGAgggcaaacttgcattattatgggATTACCaatatattagttgaaaatggcctcaaaacgacaatattattgtttattgcaataacctCTAGGccaatttatcatccagaacATTTTGTTAACAACTAcgtcatttaaaagaaaaaagatttgataGCTATGTTATGcctttatgaatatttaagaatataacaaaactaaatttatCTTGACCAGACGAGAGCACGAAAgaataacaaataataataaaaaatactttttagttATCAGTGTACGTTTTAAATGACATCCCTTCTCACTTGTTTGGGGTTTCCTGTGTAGCTTCAAAAACTTAATGGTTAGCAttaagaatcagaaaaaaaaccctgacattTTTGTGCCACACGCTATCTTTTATGTTCTAATATTCTGAAACTCAATATTCAAATCATTGTGTTTCCATCTGATTACAGGTGGCTAAACATGGCCATGTGTTGGCTTCatggaaatatttgcatttgtggATTTGTAACATATTTGTGAGTTAATTGAATTTGTCTTGTGATTTATATGTTAGTTATTTgaaattttggaaaatgtcaagAAAGGCTGACTGtagttgttttggtttgagagaagctttgaaaaatgtggtttgtgtagtctccatggatacattgattaaataacaacacacaactttattttttataaaaaaaatatttaaaaacaatcaatttc is a window of Xiphophorus maculatus strain JP 163 A chromosome 4, X_maculatus-5.0-male, whole genome shotgun sequence DNA encoding:
- the LOC102219566 gene encoding pyridoxal phosphate phosphatase PHOSPHO2-like, with the translated sequence MKILMVFDFDHTVVDENCDIWVIKCLPQQTLPESVESTYRRGQWTEYMARVMAYIGDQGVAPDRVRSVMETIPFTPGMLELLTFISENKSMVDCIVVSDANTMFIDWVLQGAGLRVAVDQVYSNPASISESGYMELRPHHSHQCAKCPVNMCKKKVLETYLSGKADGGEVYGRVFYVGDGGNDLCPSFCLSGRDAVMPRKGYTLDKMLTRLSDQEGNDSISAKVIPWSSGADILQELKDSLQSQ
- the LOC102235482 gene encoding synapse-associated protein 1; this encodes MFKGFGTWLGLEKTSEEKESLSVQQEEKVVEAQNEVNKQQAAEQDDGATETKEETSDHNKGLGEFIFSFASSATKKLSESVVGTAQTIKKTVEEGKIDGIIDKTILGDFHKEQEKFVQEKKAKKSEAAVPPWVGYNEEETIQQQILALSADKRNFLRDPPAGVQFHFDMEHMYPLAAVMLEEDQLLNRMRFDLVPKQVKEDVFWRNYFYRVSLIKQSAQLTALAAHQQQQQQQQNGGEGGDSVSPDDIVLKDVRPKTPPVSISDMQKAPHEEEEEISTSPGVSEFVSDAFDSTAINHEDLRKEMEQLVLDKKDSAPSPDDEAADWEKELQQELQEYEVVTESDNKDDQWDQEIEKMLQSEDS